The following proteins are encoded in a genomic region of Streptomyces lunaelactis:
- a CDS encoding RNA polymerase-binding protein RbpA encodes MSERALRGTRLVVTSYETDRGIDLAPRQAVEYACENGHRFEMPFSVEADIPAEWECKACGAQALLVDGDGPEEKKGKPARTHWDMLMERRTREELEEVLAERLAVLRSGAMNIAVHPRDSRKSA; translated from the coding sequence ATGAGTGAGCGAGCTCTCCGCGGTACGCGACTCGTGGTGACCAGCTACGAGACGGACCGCGGCATCGATCTGGCCCCGCGCCAGGCGGTGGAGTACGCATGCGAGAACGGACATCGCTTTGAGATGCCGTTCTCCGTAGAGGCGGACATTCCAGCGGAGTGGGAGTGCAAGGCGTGTGGCGCCCAGGCACTTCTGGTTGACGGGGATGGCCCCGAGGAGAAGAAGGGCAAGCCCGCGCGTACGCACTGGGACATGCTCATGGAGCGGCGCACTCGCGAGGAGCTCGAGGAGGTGCTGGCCGAGAGGCTGGCCGTCCTTCGCTCCGGCGCCATGAACATCGCAGTGCACCCGCGGGACAGCCGGAAGTCGGCCTGA
- a CDS encoding integrase catalytic domain-containing protein, with product MVAGRKTYLFAFVDDHSRAVMGHRWGFAEDTVRLAAALRPVWPRGVPRYIYVDNGSAFVDSWLLRACAKLGIKLVHSTPGRPQGRARLSGSSAP from the coding sequence ATGGTCGCCGGCCGAAAAACGTACCTGTTCGCGTTCGTGGACGATCACTCGCGGGCCGTGATGGGGCACCGCTGGGGATTTGCGGAGGACACCGTCCGCCTGGCCGCGGCCCTGAGGCCGGTCTGGCCGCGCGGTGTCCCGCGCTACATCTACGTCGACAACGGCTCCGCGTTCGTGGACTCGTGGCTGCTGAGAGCCTGCGCGAAACTCGGCATCAAACTCGTGCACTCCACCCCGGGACGGCCGCAGGGCAGGGCAAGATTGAGCGGTTCTTCCGCACCGTGA
- a CDS encoding glycerophosphodiester phosphodiesterase family protein, which translates to MTHVRHPYLDHPSVLAFAHRGGAADGLENTAAAFRRAADAGYRYFETDVHTTSDGKLVAFHDGTLDRVTDTRGRIAALPWSEVRRARVAGKEPLALFEELLEEFPQARWNVDIKAEPALVPLVDLIRRTGAWDRVCVGSFSEGRVARAARLAGPRLATSYGVLGVLGLRLRSFGIPAAVRAGAVCAQVPESQGGIRVVDRRFVRAAHDRGLQVHVWTVNDADRMAALLDLGVDGIMTDHLETLRTVLTDRGVWV; encoded by the coding sequence GTGACACACGTACGCCACCCTTACCTGGACCACCCCTCCGTACTCGCCTTCGCCCACCGTGGCGGGGCGGCCGACGGGCTGGAGAACACCGCGGCTGCTTTCCGGCGGGCCGCCGATGCCGGTTACCGGTATTTCGAGACCGATGTGCACACCACGTCGGACGGGAAGCTGGTCGCGTTTCATGACGGGACGCTGGACCGGGTGACGGATACGCGTGGCCGGATAGCGGCGCTGCCGTGGAGCGAGGTCCGGCGCGCGCGGGTGGCGGGCAAGGAGCCGCTGGCGCTGTTCGAGGAGCTGCTGGAGGAGTTCCCCCAGGCTCGCTGGAACGTGGACATCAAGGCGGAACCGGCGCTGGTTCCGCTGGTGGATCTGATCCGCAGGACGGGTGCCTGGGACCGGGTGTGCGTCGGCTCGTTCTCGGAGGGCCGGGTGGCGCGGGCGGCGCGTCTTGCGGGGCCGCGGCTGGCGACGTCGTACGGGGTGCTGGGCGTGCTGGGGCTGCGGCTGCGCTCGTTCGGGATTCCGGCGGCGGTGCGGGCGGGCGCGGTGTGCGCTCAGGTCCCGGAGTCGCAGGGCGGGATCAGGGTGGTGGACCGGCGTTTTGTGCGGGCGGCGCACGATCGGGGTCTGCAGGTCCATGTCTGGACGGTGAACGACGCGGATCGGATGGCGGCGCTCCTGGACCTGGGGGTGGATGGCATCATGACCGATCATCTGGAGACGTTGCGCACGGTACTGACCGACCGGGGAGTCTGGGTCTGA
- a CDS encoding glycosyltransferase family 4 protein — MRVVIVTESFPPDVNGVAHCALQTARHLAVRGHDPLVIAPAVAGADSPDNDAPCPVVRVPSLPLPGYPQVRVALPSRRVAAAITAHRADLVHLASPFILGVRGMAAASKLGLPAVAVYQTDLAGYARTYVGAGEGAAWRRIRAVHSAADRTLAPSTAALRDLEGHGVDRVRLWPRGVDTARFRPELRDEELRRSLAPNGELIVGYVGRLAPEKQVELLSGVCGMPGVRVVVVGDGPSESSLRGALPGAVFLGRRTGDELARIFASLDVFAHTGPFETFCQTVQEAMASGVPVVAPAAGGPLDLVDHGRTGLLVKPEDVNAVTTAVATLVADPGLRASYGNAGRAAVEGRTWAVIGDLLIDHYAEVLGARTAVAA; from the coding sequence ATGCGTGTCGTCATCGTCACCGAATCCTTCCCGCCCGACGTCAACGGTGTGGCGCACTGCGCCCTGCAGACCGCCCGGCATCTCGCCGTGCGCGGTCATGATCCGCTCGTCATAGCCCCGGCGGTCGCCGGGGCGGACAGCCCCGACAACGACGCGCCCTGCCCGGTGGTGCGCGTCCCCTCCCTCCCGCTGCCGGGATATCCGCAGGTACGGGTGGCTCTGCCGAGCCGCCGGGTGGCAGCGGCGATCACCGCCCACCGGGCGGATCTCGTCCACCTCGCCAGTCCGTTCATCCTCGGGGTGCGCGGTATGGCGGCCGCGTCGAAGCTCGGCCTGCCGGCCGTCGCGGTCTACCAGACCGACCTGGCCGGCTACGCCCGTACGTACGTCGGCGCGGGCGAGGGCGCTGCCTGGCGGCGCATCCGCGCCGTGCACAGCGCCGCGGACCGTACGCTCGCGCCCTCCACCGCGGCCCTCCGCGATCTGGAGGGGCACGGCGTCGACCGGGTGCGGCTGTGGCCGCGCGGTGTGGACACCGCGCGTTTCCGGCCGGAGCTGCGGGACGAGGAGCTACGGCGCAGCCTCGCCCCCAACGGCGAACTGATCGTCGGCTATGTCGGCCGGCTCGCCCCCGAGAAGCAGGTCGAGCTCCTCTCCGGCGTGTGCGGCATGCCCGGCGTGCGGGTCGTGGTCGTCGGCGACGGGCCGAGCGAGTCCTCGCTGCGCGGTGCGCTGCCCGGGGCCGTCTTCCTCGGCCGCAGGACCGGCGACGAGCTCGCCCGGATCTTCGCCTCGCTGGACGTGTTCGCCCACACCGGTCCGTTCGAGACCTTCTGCCAGACCGTGCAGGAGGCCATGGCGAGCGGAGTGCCGGTCGTCGCCCCCGCCGCCGGCGGACCGCTGGATCTGGTCGACCACGGGCGTACGGGCCTGCTGGTGAAGCCGGAGGACGTGAACGCGGTGACGACCGCGGTCGCGACGCTGGTGGCCGACCCCGGACTGCGGGCCTCCTACGGGAACGCGGGACGGGCCGCCGTCGAGGGCCGGACCTGGGCCGTCATCGGGGACCTGCTGATCGACCACTACGCCGAGGTGCTCGGCGCGCGTACGGCGGTCGCGGCATGA
- a CDS encoding glycosyltransferase, with protein sequence MSALKIVRLANFVTPASGGLRTALRELGKGYAAAGHEPVLIVPGDVESDQMTPQGRIITLPGPELPGTGGYRVLAARRRLRDVLEFLEPDRIEVSDRTTLRWTGEWARRHRIPSVMVSHETADGVLRTWGMSESLAARTADRLNRRTAWAYSRIVCTTEWAEREFIRIGARNVVRAPLGVDLRRCRPGRRSTVLRAKHAAGAEVLLLLCSRLSVEKRPGMALDALAELRERGVRASLVVAGDGPLRAALIRRARAERLPAEFLGYVGDREVVADLQAAADVCLAPGPAETFGLSALEALACGTPVVASASSALPEVIGDAGAAAVDTPADFADAVQKLLARPEGERREAARARAELFTWQRSVDAFLAAHDAPPVRARAHGEGVAA encoded by the coding sequence ATGAGCGCGCTGAAGATCGTACGGCTGGCGAACTTCGTCACCCCGGCCTCCGGCGGCCTGCGCACCGCGCTGCGCGAACTCGGCAAGGGCTATGCGGCCGCCGGCCACGAGCCCGTCCTGATCGTGCCCGGGGACGTGGAGAGCGACCAGATGACCCCCCAGGGGCGGATCATCACCCTGCCGGGGCCCGAGCTGCCCGGCACCGGCGGCTACCGGGTGCTGGCCGCCCGGCGGCGGCTCCGGGACGTCCTGGAGTTCCTGGAGCCCGACCGGATCGAGGTCTCCGACCGGACCACCCTGCGGTGGACCGGCGAGTGGGCACGACGCCACCGCATCCCCTCGGTGATGGTCTCGCACGAGACGGCCGACGGGGTGCTGCGCACCTGGGGCATGTCCGAGTCGCTGGCGGCCCGGACCGCGGACCGGCTCAACCGCCGTACCGCCTGGGCGTACTCACGCATCGTGTGCACGACGGAGTGGGCCGAGCGGGAGTTCATCCGCATCGGGGCGCGCAATGTGGTGCGCGCGCCCCTCGGCGTCGATCTGCGCCGCTGCCGGCCGGGGCGGCGCAGCACGGTGCTGCGCGCCAAGCACGCCGCCGGGGCCGAGGTGCTGCTCCTCCTCTGCTCCCGTCTGTCGGTGGAGAAGCGCCCGGGCATGGCCCTGGACGCGCTCGCCGAGCTGCGGGAGCGCGGTGTGCGGGCGTCCCTGGTGGTCGCGGGCGACGGTCCGTTGCGGGCCGCGCTGATCCGCAGGGCCCGGGCCGAGCGGCTGCCGGCCGAGTTCCTCGGCTATGTCGGTGACCGCGAGGTGGTGGCCGATCTGCAGGCGGCGGCGGACGTGTGCCTGGCGCCGGGGCCCGCGGAGACCTTCGGGCTCTCCGCCCTGGAGGCGCTCGCCTGCGGCACACCCGTCGTCGCGAGCGCGTCGTCGGCGCTTCCCGAGGTGATCGGTGACGCGGGAGCGGCCGCCGTCGACACGCCGGCGGACTTCGCCGACGCGGTGCAGAAGCTGCTTGCCCGTCCCGAGGGCGAACGCCGTGAGGCGGCCAGGGCGAGGGCCGAACTCTTCACCTGGCAGCGGTCGGTGGACGCGTTCCTCGCGGCCCACGACGCTCCGCCGGTTCGCGCGCGGGCACACGGAGAGGGAGTGGCGGCATGA
- the fxsA gene encoding FxsA family membrane protein, whose amino-acid sequence MTTGAPTPTAPKRSRARNLVPLGIAAWLVLEIWLLTVVAGAAGGLTVLALLVGGAVLGAVVIKRAGRRAFRSLTETLQQAQAQAQAGKSPAAPETGSTGNGFLMLGGLLLMLPGLISDAAGLVLLLPPVRSLLGRYAQRSLERRMRAATAGSLGDAFQQARIHRPDGKVVQGEVIRQDAQQPQRGYEDDGPRPPLAP is encoded by the coding sequence ATGACGACCGGCGCACCGACCCCGACAGCCCCCAAGCGCTCCCGCGCCCGCAACCTCGTGCCGCTCGGCATCGCCGCCTGGCTGGTCCTGGAGATCTGGCTGCTGACCGTCGTGGCCGGTGCGGCCGGCGGGCTCACCGTCCTCGCCCTGCTCGTCGGCGGCGCCGTCCTCGGCGCGGTCGTCATCAAGCGGGCGGGACGCCGGGCCTTCCGCAGCCTGACCGAAACGCTCCAGCAGGCGCAGGCGCAAGCACAGGCGGGCAAGAGCCCGGCCGCACCCGAGACCGGCAGCACGGGCAACGGGTTCCTGATGCTCGGCGGACTGCTGCTCATGCTGCCCGGCCTGATCTCGGACGCGGCGGGCCTCGTGCTCCTGCTGCCGCCCGTGCGCTCCTTGCTCGGGCGGTACGCCCAGCGCTCACTGGAGCGCCGTATGCGGGCCGCCACGGCCGGCAGCCTCGGTGACGCCTTCCAGCAGGCCCGCATCCACCGACCCGACGGCAAGGTCGTCCAGGGCGAGGTCATCCGGCAGGACGCCCAACAGCCTCAGCGCGGCTACGAGGACGACGGCCCGAGGCCCCCGCTGGCCCCCTGA
- a CDS encoding SGNH/GDSL hydrolase family protein produces the protein MTNTRALRFVALGDSLTEGVGDRVAEGWRGWAALLADGIGGGDAPAEFRKLAVSGALTRDVAERQTPEALAFAPDIASVLVGVNDTLRCTFDIEEMARQLDSVCARLTARGTVVLTACLPDPGSMLGLPLPLARPLARRQRAVNTVVHALSARYGAIHLHAADAAWVADRSMWSADRLHPGERGHRMIARRFHELLTERGLAHGTAPGSDPEQVPPGRAAAVLWLATAGTAWVARRCTDLLPQLLRLAGSEVRHWARGTSERLDRSAEHALSSALAAVSLDVPLARMGE, from the coding sequence GTGACCAACACCCGGGCGCTGCGCTTCGTCGCCCTCGGGGACTCCCTCACCGAAGGAGTGGGCGATCGGGTCGCCGAAGGGTGGCGCGGATGGGCCGCCCTCCTCGCCGACGGGATCGGCGGCGGCGACGCCCCTGCCGAGTTCCGGAAGCTTGCCGTCAGCGGCGCGCTCACCCGGGACGTCGCCGAGCGGCAGACCCCCGAGGCGCTTGCGTTCGCGCCGGACATTGCATCCGTACTCGTCGGGGTCAACGACACCTTGCGCTGTACCTTCGACATCGAGGAAATGGCCCGGCAGCTCGACTCCGTGTGCGCCCGGCTGACCGCCCGGGGCACCGTCGTGCTGACCGCCTGTCTGCCCGACCCCGGCAGCATGCTCGGGCTGCCCCTGCCGCTGGCCCGCCCCCTCGCCAGACGCCAGCGGGCGGTCAACACCGTCGTCCACGCCCTGTCCGCCCGTTACGGCGCCATACATCTGCATGCCGCGGACGCCGCCTGGGTCGCCGACCGGTCCATGTGGAGCGCCGACCGGCTGCATCCGGGCGAGCGCGGCCACCGGATGATCGCCCGGCGCTTCCACGAGCTGCTCACCGAGCGCGGGCTCGCCCACGGAACCGCGCCCGGCAGCGACCCCGAGCAGGTCCCGCCGGGCCGCGCCGCGGCCGTGCTGTGGCTCGCCACAGCGGGGACCGCATGGGTGGCGCGCCGCTGCACCGATCTGCTGCCGCAGCTGCTGCGGCTGGCGGGCTCGGAGGTACGCCACTGGGCACGCGGCACCAGCGAACGCCTGGACCGGAGCGCCGAGCACGCGCTCTCGTCCGCGCTGGCTGCCGTGTCGCTGGACGTTCCCCTTGCCAGAATGGGGGAATGA
- the yczE gene encoding membrane protein YczE, which yields MPQPSAFSASPNMRGGLGLEPWGVLHQGLAERTGLTIGVVSIIIGAVVLLLWIPLRQRPGLGTVSNVFVVGIAMDGTLALVPDVHGLLGQIPLLIGGIVLNGVATGLYISARFGPGPRDGLMTGLHRLTGRSIRLVRTAIEVAVVVTGFVLGGSVGVGTVAYALAIGPLAQLFLRLFAIPEERGGSTVVAGGTPEQAILRP from the coding sequence GTGCCGCAGCCGTCGGCATTTTCAGCGTCGCCCAACATGCGCGGCGGGCTCGGGCTGGAGCCGTGGGGGGTGCTGCATCAGGGTCTGGCGGAGCGCACCGGGCTGACGATCGGCGTGGTGTCGATCATCATCGGCGCGGTGGTGCTGCTGCTGTGGATTCCGCTCCGGCAGCGGCCGGGCCTGGGTACGGTCTCGAATGTCTTTGTGGTCGGTATCGCGATGGACGGCACCCTGGCCCTGGTCCCGGACGTGCACGGGCTCCTGGGACAGATTCCGCTGCTGATCGGCGGCATTGTGCTGAACGGTGTGGCGACGGGCCTGTACATCTCGGCGCGTTTCGGCCCGGGTCCGCGTGACGGTCTGATGACGGGGCTGCACCGCCTTACGGGCCGTTCGATCCGGCTGGTCCGTACGGCGATCGAGGTGGCCGTGGTGGTGACCGGTTTTGTGCTGGGCGGCTCGGTGGGCGTGGGCACGGTCGCGTACGCACTGGCGATCGGTCCGCTGGCGCAGTTGTTCCTGCGCCTCTTCGCCATCCCGGAGGAACGCGGTGGCAGCACGGTGGTCGCCGGCGGGACACCGGAGCAGGCGATACTTCGGCCGTGA
- a CDS encoding SCO1417 family MocR-like transcription factor has product MTQWTSAVGAAQLARQLTSQQPRPAGPGTRKPPAYRALADGIRLLVLEGRVPVAARLPAERELALSLSVSRTTVAAAYEALRAEGFLESRRGAGSWTAVPAGNPLPARGLEPLPPESLGSMIDLGCASLPAPEPWLTRAVQGALEELPPYAHTHGDYPAGLPALRQMLAERYTERGIPTMPEQIMVTTGAMGAIDAICHLFAPRGERIAVESPSYANILQLMREAGARLVPVAMADGLTGWDLPRWRQVLRDAAPRLAYVVADFHNPTGALADEDQRRRLVDAARSAGTVLVVDETMSELHLDDDIDMPRPVCAFDPAGSTVLTVGSASKAFWAGMRIGWVRAAPDVIRSLVSARAYADLGTPVLEQLAVNWLMATGGWEEAVAIRRAQARENRDALVAAVRRELPDWEFDVPKGGLTLWVRTGGLSGSRLAEVGERVGVRVPSGPRFGVDGAFEGYVRLPFTVGGPVADEAAARLAAAARLVETGASTGTEAPRTFVA; this is encoded by the coding sequence ATGACGCAGTGGACCTCGGCAGTGGGTGCGGCTCAACTCGCCCGGCAGCTCACCTCCCAGCAGCCACGCCCGGCCGGGCCCGGCACCCGCAAGCCGCCCGCCTACCGCGCACTCGCCGACGGCATCAGGCTCCTCGTGCTCGAAGGCCGCGTCCCCGTCGCCGCCCGGCTCCCCGCCGAACGCGAACTCGCCCTGTCGCTGTCCGTCAGCCGTACCACCGTCGCCGCGGCATACGAGGCGCTGCGCGCTGAAGGCTTCCTCGAGTCCCGCAGGGGAGCGGGCAGCTGGACCGCTGTACCGGCCGGGAACCCACTGCCCGCCCGTGGCCTCGAACCCCTGCCGCCGGAGTCGCTCGGCTCGATGATCGACCTCGGCTGCGCCTCCCTGCCCGCACCCGAACCCTGGCTCACCCGCGCTGTGCAGGGCGCACTCGAAGAGCTGCCGCCGTATGCCCACACCCACGGCGACTACCCCGCAGGCCTGCCCGCCCTGCGCCAGATGCTTGCCGAGCGCTACACCGAGCGCGGCATCCCCACCATGCCCGAACAGATCATGGTCACCACCGGCGCGATGGGCGCCATCGACGCCATCTGCCACCTCTTCGCCCCCCGCGGCGAACGCATCGCCGTCGAATCCCCCTCCTACGCCAACATCCTCCAGCTGATGCGCGAAGCCGGAGCCCGCCTCGTGCCCGTCGCCATGGCCGACGGACTCACCGGCTGGGACCTGCCCCGCTGGCGCCAAGTACTGCGCGACGCCGCGCCCCGGCTCGCCTATGTCGTCGCCGACTTCCACAACCCCACCGGAGCGCTCGCCGACGAGGACCAGCGACGCCGCCTCGTCGACGCCGCACGCTCCGCCGGCACCGTCCTCGTCGTCGACGAGACCATGTCCGAGCTCCACCTCGACGACGACATCGACATGCCGCGGCCCGTCTGCGCCTTCGACCCGGCGGGCAGCACCGTCCTCACGGTCGGCTCCGCCAGCAAGGCCTTCTGGGCCGGCATGCGCATCGGATGGGTCCGCGCCGCCCCCGACGTCATCCGCTCCCTGGTCTCGGCACGCGCGTACGCCGACCTGGGCACGCCCGTACTGGAACAACTCGCCGTCAACTGGCTGATGGCGACCGGAGGATGGGAGGAAGCCGTCGCCATCCGGCGCGCCCAGGCGCGCGAGAACCGCGACGCTCTGGTCGCGGCGGTGCGCAGGGAGCTGCCGGACTGGGAGTTCGATGTGCCGAAGGGCGGGCTGACGCTCTGGGTGCGCACGGGAGGGCTGTCCGGCTCCCGGCTCGCCGAGGTCGGCGAGCGGGTGGGGGTGCGGGTGCCCTCGGGGCCGCGGTTCGGAGTCGACGGAGCTTTTGAGGGGTACGTACGGCTGCCGTTCACGGTCGGCGGGCCGGTCGCGGACGAGGCGGCCGCGAGGCTGGCGGCGGCTGCGCGGCTGGTCGAGACGGGTGCGAGCACGGGCACCGAGGCGCCGCGGACATTTGTCGCCTGA
- a CDS encoding MFS transporter, with protein sequence MTADTADRTTGSSERRREQRGWYFYDFACSVYSTSVLTVFLGPYLTSVAKAAADAEGFVHPLGVPVRAGSVFAYAVSLSVVVAVLVMPLAGAAADRMGRKKPLLAVAAYVGAAATTGMFFLAGDRYLLGAFLLIVANASLSVSMVLYNAYLPQIAEPDERDAVSSRGWAFGYAAGALMLVLNLVVYSGHDSFGLSESEAVRICLASAGLWWGAFTLVPLRRLRDRAVAPSGDGAVGSGWRQLMATLRDMRRHPLTLSFLLAYLIYNDGVQTVISQASIYGSQELGLDQTTLITSVLLVQVLAVAGALGMGRLARTHGAKRTILASLAVWTLILAAGYFLPAGEPLWFFALAGAIGLVLGGSQALSRSLFSHLVPRGKEAEYFSAYEMSDRGLSWLGPLVFGLAYQLTGSYRDAIISLVVFFVLGFVLLARVPVRRAVEAAGNPVPERI encoded by the coding sequence TTGACGGCCGACACTGCGGACCGGACGACCGGGTCGAGTGAGCGCAGGCGCGAGCAACGCGGCTGGTATTTCTACGACTTCGCGTGTTCGGTCTATTCGACGAGTGTGCTCACGGTCTTTCTGGGGCCTTATCTGACGTCGGTGGCGAAGGCCGCGGCGGATGCCGAGGGTTTTGTGCATCCGTTGGGTGTGCCGGTGCGGGCGGGTTCCGTTTTCGCGTACGCGGTGTCCCTGTCGGTGGTGGTGGCGGTCCTGGTGATGCCGCTTGCCGGTGCGGCCGCGGACCGTATGGGCCGGAAGAAGCCGCTGCTGGCGGTGGCGGCGTATGTGGGTGCGGCCGCGACGACGGGCATGTTCTTCCTGGCCGGTGACCGGTATCTGCTGGGCGCGTTTCTGCTGATCGTGGCGAATGCGTCGCTGTCGGTCTCGATGGTGCTGTACAACGCGTATCTGCCGCAGATCGCGGAGCCGGACGAGCGTGATGCGGTGTCGTCGCGCGGCTGGGCGTTCGGCTACGCGGCGGGTGCTCTGATGCTGGTGCTGAATCTGGTCGTGTATTCGGGTCACGACTCGTTCGGTCTTTCGGAGTCCGAGGCGGTTCGGATCTGTCTGGCGTCGGCGGGGCTGTGGTGGGGCGCTTTCACGCTGGTGCCGCTGCGGCGCCTGCGGGACCGCGCGGTGGCGCCGAGTGGCGACGGAGCGGTCGGTTCCGGGTGGCGGCAGTTGATGGCGACGTTGCGGGACATGCGCCGGCATCCGTTGACGCTGTCGTTTCTGCTGGCGTATCTGATCTACAACGACGGGGTCCAGACGGTGATCTCGCAGGCTTCGATCTACGGTTCGCAGGAGCTGGGTCTCGATCAGACGACGTTGATCACGTCGGTTCTGCTGGTGCAGGTGCTCGCGGTGGCGGGTGCGCTGGGTATGGGGCGGCTGGCCAGAACGCATGGGGCCAAGCGGACGATTCTCGCTTCGCTCGCCGTGTGGACGCTGATTCTGGCGGCGGGGTACTTCCTGCCGGCGGGTGAGCCGCTGTGGTTCTTCGCTCTGGCGGGGGCGATCGGGCTGGTACTGGGCGGTAGTCAGGCCCTGTCGCGGTCGTTGTTCTCACACCTGGTGCCACGCGGCAAGGAGGCCGAGTATTTCTCGGCCTATGAGATGAGCGACCGCGGGCTGAGCTGGCTGGGGCCGCTGGTGTTCGGGCTCGCGTACCAGCTGACCGGCAGTTATCGGGATGCGATCATCTCTTTGGTGGTCTTCTTCGTGCTCGGGTTCGTGCTGCTGGCGCGGGTGCCGGTGAGGCGTGCTGTGGAGGCTGCGGGCAACCCTGTGCCGGAGCGGATTTAG
- a CDS encoding ExeA family protein: MIEKLQAHYGFSRTPFGRDLAPGMLHRHASHNEAVARITWCITERSIGVVTGEVGAGKTVAIRTVIHGIDPSKHTVIYLPNPMIGVRGIHEAIVTAFGQQPSHLGSRLTAQTGLALAAEREERGRTPVLVMDEAHLLNYEQLEAIRMLTNTAMDQDSPLSCLLVGQPTLRRTMKLAVLAALEQRTALRYTMPGMTSTETASYIKHHLGLAGRSDQLFTDDAVTLIHTTSRGFPRAVNNLCLQSLVATFAAGKSLVDEKAAQSAVTEVLD, encoded by the coding sequence GTGATTGAGAAGCTCCAGGCCCACTACGGATTCAGCCGCACGCCCTTCGGCCGGGACCTCGCCCCCGGCATGCTGCACCGCCACGCATCCCACAACGAAGCCGTCGCCCGCATCACCTGGTGCATCACCGAACGCTCCATCGGCGTGGTCACCGGCGAGGTCGGCGCCGGCAAGACCGTCGCCATCCGCACGGTCATTCATGGAATCGACCCGTCGAAACACACCGTCATCTACCTGCCCAACCCCATGATCGGGGTCCGCGGCATCCATGAAGCGATCGTGACCGCGTTCGGCCAGCAACCCTCCCACCTCGGCTCCCGGCTCACCGCACAGACCGGTCTGGCGCTGGCTGCCGAACGCGAAGAACGCGGCCGCACCCCCGTGCTGGTCATGGACGAAGCCCACCTACTCAACTACGAACAGCTCGAAGCCATCCGGATGCTGACCAACACGGCCATGGACCAGGACTCGCCGCTGTCCTGCCTGCTGGTCGGCCAGCCGACCCTGCGACGGACCATGAAACTCGCCGTCCTGGCCGCCCTCGAACAGCGGACCGCTCTGCGCTACACGATGCCCGGAATGACCTCCACCGAGACCGCCAGCTACATCAAGCACCACCTCGGACTCGCCGGCCGCAGCGACCAGCTGTTCACCGACGACGCCGTCACCCTGATCCACACGACATCCCGAGGCTTCCCCCGCGCGGTCAACAACCTCTGCCTGCAATCCCTCGTCGCCACGTTCGCCGCAGGCAAGTCCCTCGTCGACGAGAAAGCCGCCCAGTCCGCCGTCACCGAAGTCCTCGACTGA
- a CDS encoding ankyrin repeat domain-containing protein — protein sequence MSEAPDPEVIELATKVFDLARQGETEALAAYIDAGVPANLTNDRGDTLVMLAAYHGHAPAVKALIARGAEPDRANDRGQTPLAGAVFKGEDAVIRALLAGGANPEAGTPSAVDTARMFGKTDLLELFGSQ from the coding sequence ATGAGCGAAGCCCCTGATCCCGAGGTGATCGAGCTCGCGACCAAGGTCTTCGATCTGGCGCGCCAGGGGGAGACCGAGGCGCTCGCCGCGTACATCGACGCCGGTGTCCCCGCGAACCTCACCAACGACCGCGGCGACACTCTCGTCATGCTCGCCGCCTACCACGGGCACGCCCCGGCCGTGAAGGCCCTCATCGCCCGTGGCGCGGAGCCGGACCGGGCCAACGACCGCGGCCAGACACCGCTCGCCGGCGCCGTCTTCAAGGGTGAGGACGCCGTCATCCGCGCACTGCTCGCCGGCGGCGCCAATCCGGAAGCCGGGACTCCGTCCGCAGTGGATACCGCGCGAATGTTTGGGAAGACGGACCTCCTGGAGCTGTTCGGCAGCCAATGA